The DNA region ATGCAGCAACATCACCTGCTTGAGTTTCAATAATAGGTAATGCAGTCATTGAACCTGCACCTAAATTATCACTCATTTTTGCAGCTCTTTCTAATAATCTTGAATGTAGATAAAATACATCACCAGGGAATGCTTCTCTACCTGGAGGTCTTCTTAATAATAAAGACATTTCTCTATAAGCAACTGCGTGTTTTGATAAGTCATCATAAACTATTAATGCGTGTTTACCATTGTCTCTAAAATATTCACCAATAGTAACACCTGTATATGGAGCTAAGAATTGTAAAGCAGAAGATTCAGAAGCACCTGCATTTACAACAATAGTATAATCCATTGCACCATTTTCTTCTAATGTTCTAACAACATTTGCAACAGAAGAAGATTTTTGTCCGATTGCAACATAAATACAAATTACATTTTCAGATTTTTGATTAAGAATTGTATCAATTGCAACTGTAGTTTTACCAGTTTGTCTATCACCAATAATAAGCTCTCTTTGTCCTCTTCCAATTGGAACAAGTGCATCAATTGCTTTAATACCAGTTTGTAATGGTTCGTGTACTGATTTTCTTGCCATAATTCCAGGAGCTTTTTCTTCAACAAATCTTGTTTCAGAAGCATCAATTGCACCTTTACCATCAATTGGCTCACCTAGTGCATTTACAACTCTACCAACCATAGCTTCTCCAACTGGAGTCTCTAATAGTTTTCCTAATCTTTTACAAGATACACCTTCTGCAAGACCGTTACCTTTACCAAGAACAACAACACCAACTGCAGACTCTTCCAAGTTTGAAGCAAGACCTCTCTCACCATTTTCAAACTCAACAATTTCTCCAGCCATTACATTTTTAAGACCGTATACTTGAGCAATACCATCTGCAAAAGAGATGATTTTACCAGTTTCATTTACATCTACATTTAATTCAAAGTTTTCGATTCTTTCTTTAATAATAGAACTGATTTCATCAGCTTGAATCTTTGCACCCATTAAAATTCTCCTTTATAAGTTCTAAACTGCTTTTAAAATATGATCAATCATTTGAGATTTCAATCTATCTTTAGAAAAAGAAATTTCTACCCCAAGTCCATCAATATCAACTTTAATACCATTATAATCACAAACATTTTGTGTTAATGATAAATCTACATTAAATTTTTTACTAAATTCTTTTTCAATTGATGAAATATATTCAGCAGCTAACTCTTTATTAGTGTAAATTACACCATTAAATGAGTTATTAATAACAGCAAGCTGAGCTTTTAACTCTTTTGCAATTACTGGAATAATATCTAATCTTTTATTTTCACTTAGTAAGTTAATAAGATTTTTTAAAGTATCACTACAATTATCTAATAATGAGATAATTAAATTTACTTTATCACTATTTTTTACTTCAATAGACGATATAATAGCGATAAATTTATCATCATTATAAGCTGAAGAGATTGCGTTTAATTCTTCACTTAAAGCAGTAACTGAAGCTACTTCTCTTCCATCTAATAAAGCTTTTACATATCTTTTTGCCACTAAATCTATCATTATGCTACCTTCTTAAGTACAATATTTGATAACTCATCTTGAGTTAATTCAACATCGTCTGAATTAAATAACTCTTCAAGAACTTCAGCAACAACTTGTTTTTTTGCTTTTCTTAGTTCAACTTTTGTTTTTTCATCAAAATTTTTCTCTAATTGAGCAATTTCAGCTTCAACTGCAACAATAACTTTTTGTTTAATTGAATCTACATCTTCTTTTGCATTTTCAACAATTTCAGCAGCAAGAACTTTTGCATCTTCTAATTGTTTATTTGCAGAATCAATTTTCTTTTGTGAAGCTTTTAAAGTATCTTGTACTTTATCAAGTTCAGCTTGAATAGATAAACTTCTATCAGCAAAAAATGCTTTAACTTTATCGGCTAATAAGTACCATAAAATTCCAGCAAAAATTATAAAGTTAACGGTTCTTTGAACTATATCTGTTTCCGCACCTTCACTATTAGCAAATAATATAACAGGACTTAAAGCTAAACCTAATAATAATAACTTTTTCACTTTAAATTCCTTTATATAGAGCTAAGCTTAGCTTTTAAGCTCTCATTAAATTGAGGCATTGAAGCTACTAATGAATCTTTTAATGCTTTTGTTTCTTCTTGTAAAGTATTTGCAAATTCTTCAGTTTTAACTTCTAAATTTGCTTTTGCATTTGCAAGTTTAACATCAGCACTTTGTTTTGCTTCATTATAAGCTTTATCTCTAATTGCTGCAGCTTCTTTTTTTGCAGCAGCAATAACATCATTTGCTTCAGCCAGCATGCCATCTACATTTGCACTGTTTGATTTTGCATTATCTAAATCTCTTTTAATAGATTCAGATCTATCATCCATATGCTTTAGTAGAGGCTTGAATAGACAACTGTTTAGTCTAGCAACAACTAACAAAAAGATGATACCAGAGCTAAGCAACAATACAGGACTTATGTCTAACATTCATTCCTCCATATTTTTACAGTTTAGTTTGACTAAAACTGCTTAATTTTACCAAATTGTTTTATAAAATTATATTAAACAAAGGAAGAATGTCACAGAAATTTATAAAGTGTTACGAAAATAATTAGAAATCTTTTCTATATCTTCTTGAGAGTTGATTTCAATCTTAAAATAATTTTTTTCGGCCTTAACTTTTAACTTATTATCTTTTAAGGTTTTTAATACATCATTTAATGGTTTGAAATCATAATTTGTAGTTTTTTTATTTTTTTGTACTTTTTTTGTACTTGGATTCTTTAAATCTTTTACTAGTTTTTCAGTCTCTCTTACTGACAATTTTTGTCCAATAATTGAATCTGCTACTAATTTTTGTTCTGCTTCTTCTAAACCTAGCATTATCTTTGCATGTCCTGCACTAATTTTACTATTTGCAAGCAATTGTTGTACATAAGAACTTAAATGAAGAAGTCTTAGTGTATTAGTTATTGATGTTCTACTTTTGAACACTTTTTTTGATAATTCATCATGTGTTATATTATGTTCATTTATTAATTGTGCATAAGAGTATGCCAATTCAATAATATTTAAATCATCTCTTTGAATATTTTCAATTAAAGCAAGTTCTCTTAATTTAAAATCCTCTATATCTAATACAATAGAATTTATTTTTTCAAACTTAGCTAACTTGTGAGCCTTTAGTCTTCTTTCACCAGAAATTAAAGTGAAACTACCATCAGAATCTTGAACTACAACTATAGGTTGTAATAGCCCATGCTCAACAATAGAATCACTTAACTCTTTTAATTTATCTTCATCAAATATTTTTCTTGGTTGATTTGGATTAGATTTTATTTTATCAACATCTAATTCAACAATCGCACCAATTTGTGATAAATCATTTTTGCTATTGCTATTGCCATACGCAACTTCTACTTCCCCTAATAATTCTCCAAGTCCTCTACCTAGTGCCATTTAATTATCCTGCTATTGCTCTTGCTAAATTTGTATATGCTTTAGTTCCCGTTGCAGCTGCATCATAAAGCATAATAGGTTTACCAAAACTTGGGCTTTCCGCAAGTTTAATATTTCGTGGTATCACAACATATGAAGCATCATCAATTTTAAAAAGTTTACTTTCAAAATGTTGTGCTAAATCTGCAAATACTTGTTTAGATAAGTTATTAGTAGAACTATACATTGTAGGTAAAAAACCTCTAATTTGTAATTGTCTATTAATTGTTTGCTTTACAAGTTTAATAGTATTTAGTAATTGAGCTAATCCTTCCAATGCAAAAAACTCACATTGAATTGGTATTAGCACAGAATTTGATGCACTTAATGTATTTATTGTAATTGGACCAAGTGCAGGTGGTGAATCAATAATTATATAATCATAATCCTTTTTTATAGGATCAATTTTTCTTTTTAAAATAAGTTCTCTTTCTTTAGTATTTTTATAGAACTCTTTTTCAATCCCAACTAAACCAATATTAGAAGGAGCAACTTTTAAATTTTCAATTTCTGTATCTAATATAATCTCATTTAACTCTTTTGTTCCAAGCATTACATGATATAGATTATATTCATATGTATCTCTATGAAAACCTAAACTTGTTGTTGCATTAGATTGAGGATCAGCATCTATTAAAAGAACTTTTTTACCTCTTAATGCTAAAGCAGCACTTAGATTAACGGCAGTTGTTGTTTTTCCAACACCACCTTTTTGATTTGCTATTGATATTATTTCTGTCATCTTAAACTAAATACCTTTTTATTATCTATATTTATAGAGCCATCACTGTTTAAAACAGCATCTTTTAGTGATTTTTTCTCATTTCCAATTGATACATGGAATTTTTTGCTATTTTGAAATTCTATCTTAAAATCTCTAAATATTTGCTTCCATGAAGTCTGATTTTCTATTTTATTAAAATAGTTTTTTAATGTTTTTTCTATATCTATTTTTATATCTAATTTTCCAAATTCATCACTTACATCAATTAAATTAATTCCAATCCCGCAAAATAGTAAATCATTACTCATAGTTGTTATAGTTCCACCTATTTTTTTATCATTAATATAAAAATCATTTGGCCACTTAATCCAAACTTTTGAATTACTCTCTTCTAATATTTTTTTTAATATATAAGAAAAAAAGATAGAACAACTCTGAATTGGTAAATCTTTAGGTAAGTTATCTACCTTATAAACAAAAGAGAAAAACAAATTACCTTTTACTCCAGTCCAACTATTACCTCTGCTTCCTATGCCATTTGTCTGATAATTTGTTAAAATGCATGTAGGTTCAAATTTTTCAAGATTTTTTATATAATTTTTTAAATATGTATGTGTAGAATCAACTTGTTGTAATTTTATAATTTTCATAAAA from Malaciobacter molluscorum LMG 25693 includes:
- the atpA gene encoding F0F1 ATP synthase subunit alpha encodes the protein MGAKIQADEISSIIKERIENFELNVDVNETGKIISFADGIAQVYGLKNVMAGEIVEFENGERGLASNLEESAVGVVVLGKGNGLAEGVSCKRLGKLLETPVGEAMVGRVVNALGEPIDGKGAIDASETRFVEEKAPGIMARKSVHEPLQTGIKAIDALVPIGRGQRELIIGDRQTGKTTVAIDTILNQKSENVICIYVAIGQKSSSVANVVRTLEENGAMDYTIVVNAGASESSALQFLAPYTGVTIGEYFRDNGKHALIVYDDLSKHAVAYREMSLLLRRPPGREAFPGDVFYLHSRLLERAAKMSDNLGAGSMTALPIIETQAGDVAAYIPTNVISITDGQIFLETNLFNSGIRPAINVGLSVSRVGGAAQIKATKQVAGTLKLSLAQYRELEAFAQFASDLDESTRKELELGQRMVEVLKQGVNKPLVIEKQIVIIYAGTKGYLNDVAVNDVVKFEDELHAFFEQKYSNILESIRSKQKIDDEIESALKSALDEFKTVFSAN
- a CDS encoding F0F1 ATP synthase subunit delta; translation: MIDLVAKRYVKALLDGREVASVTALSEELNAISSAYNDDKFIAIISSIEVKNSDKVNLIISLLDNCSDTLKNLINLLSENKRLDIIPVIAKELKAQLAVINNSFNGVIYTNKELAAEYISSIEKEFSKKFNVDLSLTQNVCDYNGIKVDIDGLGVEISFSKDRLKSQMIDHILKAV
- a CDS encoding F0F1 ATP synthase subunit B: MKKLLLLGLALSPVILFANSEGAETDIVQRTVNFIIFAGILWYLLADKVKAFFADRSLSIQAELDKVQDTLKASQKKIDSANKQLEDAKVLAAEIVENAKEDVDSIKQKVIVAVEAEIAQLEKNFDEKTKVELRKAKKQVVAEVLEELFNSDDVELTQDELSNIVLKKVA
- a CDS encoding F0F1 ATP synthase subunit B family protein, translating into MLDISPVLLLSSGIIFLLVVARLNSCLFKPLLKHMDDRSESIKRDLDNAKSNSANVDGMLAEANDVIAAAKKEAAAIRDKAYNEAKQSADVKLANAKANLEVKTEEFANTLQEETKALKDSLVASMPQFNESLKAKLSSI
- a CDS encoding ParB/RepB/Spo0J family partition protein, producing the protein MALGRGLGELLGEVEVAYGNSNSKNDLSQIGAIVELDVDKIKSNPNQPRKIFDEDKLKELSDSIVEHGLLQPIVVVQDSDGSFTLISGERRLKAHKLAKFEKINSIVLDIEDFKLRELALIENIQRDDLNIIELAYSYAQLINEHNITHDELSKKVFKSRTSITNTLRLLHLSSYVQQLLANSKISAGHAKIMLGLEEAEQKLVADSIIGQKLSVRETEKLVKDLKNPSTKKVQKNKKTTNYDFKPLNDVLKTLKDNKLKVKAEKNYFKIEINSQEDIEKISNYFRNTL
- a CDS encoding ParA family protein codes for the protein MTEIISIANQKGGVGKTTTAVNLSAALALRGKKVLLIDADPQSNATTSLGFHRDTYEYNLYHVMLGTKELNEIILDTEIENLKVAPSNIGLVGIEKEFYKNTKERELILKRKIDPIKKDYDYIIIDSPPALGPITINTLSASNSVLIPIQCEFFALEGLAQLLNTIKLVKQTINRQLQIRGFLPTMYSSTNNLSKQVFADLAQHFESKLFKIDDASYVVIPRNIKLAESPSFGKPIMLYDAAATGTKAYTNLARAIAG
- a CDS encoding biotin--[acetyl-CoA-carboxylase] ligase gives rise to the protein MKIIKLQQVDSTHTYLKNYIKNLEKFEPTCILTNYQTNGIGSRGNSWTGVKGNLFFSFVYKVDNLPKDLPIQSCSIFFSYILKKILEESNSKVWIKWPNDFYINDKKIGGTITTMSNDLLFCGIGINLIDVSDEFGKLDIKIDIEKTLKNYFNKIENQTSWKQIFRDFKIEFQNSKKFHVSIGNEKKSLKDAVLNSDGSINIDNKKVFSLR